The genomic DNA GTACGTGGTTGGTCTAATAGAGAGAGATTGGTCGTTTTCATGAGTGATGTTATcatgaaattatattttgctATCCAAAATTTTGGAGTATGATTAGGTTCAGAGAATCATAGGAAAGAAAAATAGGGTGACAAAGACAAGAAGAATAAACATACTTTTATGggtttaactttttattttatcgaactttaattaattaagaatcACAGATTGAAAGGGaaattatgagaaaagaaaacatgtatCTGCTTCTCAGAGGTCACTGGGTTCATTGCATTTAACCTAATATATCAATTTTATGGTACAAATTCAATTAATTAGAGTCATGGTCACGGTCATGTCTAGCTAgatttcaacaaaaacaatgtttacgtacattttctttttcagaaCGAGTTTTAAAAGTTGATTACATGACCAGTTTAATTTGAAAGTGAAAATCCAGTTTGTATATTAAGCAAACATAGAGAAAACCCGGTTTAGATcattaattaaaagagaaattaccGGTTTTCACTTTTAGCTACCCTCCGGTGTAGGTTGAAACACCACAACCTTAACCAGAGGCTTTGGATCTGACGTAATggttaaaatatagtatgtgttTGGCTTTTAGTTCTAGAACCTTAACAAGAGGTTTAACCAGAGGCTTAACCAGAAGCTTAACCAGAGGCTTTTAATCCAATCATCCTTATAGttgatttttaactacataATAATGTGGAagcgttgattttttttctccaaccaAGCGGTATATTTTGCACTATAATAGTGTGATTCCTTTTGTTGTACAGTACACtattatatatagtgtttttctGTAGCGACAACAAacactaaaatattatattattttttattttcaaatgttattctattttaaaatagcTTAATTATAGTagattaaatataatttgtattgttttttaagaatctagttaagtttataattaaaataatatatcaaaatagttttgtagttttttttggtgaaagagAGGGGATAAATCCctttagttttattaaaaagtaacTATAGAATTACATCCCAACTTGACGAGGAAACGCAGTTCCATTCGCATCCTCCTAAACAttgaaaacataataaaaaatttaaataataaagaaaatctTTAGTTAAGTAATATAAtagttgaaaataatatttttagtataatatCTGctgatcaattggtgacagtttGACTTGTggaaaggttgttaaagggtgaggaccagagttcgaggaacgcctgacgcaccaataacctattggtggattgggatatccacaatGATGAGTTAGAATCGATGTTCTGCAgagccagcttggggtctgttaAGACGACTAGCGGGAGACTAGCAGGGTCCATGGACGGTCTATTGGGACAGCTAGCATTAGACTAGTGGGGTCCGTGGGATGGATTGTCATATAAAATTACACCAAATACAGTGTTATTTCAGCACTAAAATTGTGTTGGGGTGGAAGATGTCCTAAGTTGAAACCACAATGCGCAATATGGTCATTGTCAGCGCAAAAGGCTCATGTATactttcatgttcttgattCACCTTCATATTGTAGTATCGTTCAATGTGTTTCATTATTATTGCtatgttatttgttaatttgtgaagaaaaaattacttttcAATCAATATTACTATGAGTATATACTATGAATACATATCTAGAGATCCAActggaaacacacaaaaaccaagGAAATGTTAGCCTCCAAATAGaacaaaattgattatcttGACGTTTCTGCCATTGTGAACTACCATTTTTGCCCGTATAAAGTTTCCATATATACAGATCTTCAAATGGTTTGGGATGACAAAACCTTTTACGAAACAAAATACTTAGAGGTATAAGACCAAGATCCTCCGACTTCTCCTATCCCTCTGCTTGCTTCCGTTTTCaatctctcctttctctcagTCTTCCCCGACAATGGGTGAACAAGTAAGttcttttttctattgattGATTTGGTCATTTAGAGACAATATGTTTTATGGAGTAAGGaaatcttctttttcctttgataccaatttttttttgtttcttgcacaGTACCGTATGCTTATTGGTGCAGTGACTTCTAAGCATGTCGCCAAGGCTCTGAAAGTCTCTAccaaaacacaaagacattaTTGGTAAGATCCACTATCTTTTGGTATTGGAGAGAGAAACTTTTAAGcactttgtttatttattttcctttttttttcctttttttttccttacataTGCTTATTGCTTAGTGCCGGAGCACCGTGagaattcttttattttgtatcgCGATAGTGCTGAAACTTAGGCTGTGATTGAGAACAACTAGAAGCAGattttaatgctttttttttttttgtaaaaactgCATTTTTCATATCAGTAGTTTTTATATAAGTTGcgttttctttaacaaaaaaaaataaatgcgGTTTTACCTAAAGGATTTAGCCTTGTACAGCCTTTCCAAATAGGTGCACTATTTACCGTgcggttttaaaaaaaaaaacgccaaaatatatatttcttagatttttaatatactaataattagatattttttatcCAAATAATACACaggcaaagaaaaaataagttcTGTTTTCTCTATCCTATTCAAGTAATTTTTTAGaatgcattaaaaaaatatgtagtaatatatagtagtaatttTAGTAGTATATATGCATTGCATATATAACCATTAATAAATCCAATCTTTCTAATAAcaaatagatttttttgaaacttttaatataataacaaatggATTTGTCATGGTCATACATAGCTAAAAGTTGATTACGTAACCagtttaatttaaaagtgaaaaTCCAGTTTGTATATTAAGgaaacactagattttaacccgcggtacaccacatgcatataatttcattattatttatattttatattgtatttgtttgttaaatattggatgttttccaaatagaggaaaaactaaattttccgaCCGTTTGTGCGGCTAtaagtttatattaattttctaacCTGCAATatatttcatgaccatttgtttgctatatttgttttgtttagtgtttgagattctattttgatttttaattattataacaaataataaggGATTCAAATACATggtaagtcatttatacgctatgattaagtcacatttttcctaatgatttaataattttacacaatcttaattaaatcaacttattttttatatgtcaaatattataatgttaataatgttgacaaataataaaataaaaatttaatccGTATTAGcataaatttaatgatattttattgattccaacatgtcttctttataaccctatataaccatattataaagtattttaataaattttaattttacatattcgtaatattttaaaattttattaagtgtatatatattaaatataatatttaaataactgTGAATCAAAGTTATCTTAAGTTAAGAATCATAGCTcataagatttttggaaaacaaaataggaatcatattgttattttctttgtttgcaaaagattTAGAGATATAAATATCTATAATACACAATAGAATGTgttgttaaatatatttctgtttccatattaattatgttgtgtttttagttggaatgatcTGTAAACTATTcaggaaataaaatctgaaataatgctatttttggaaaaaaattagtgatttactttgtaaataagtttttaaataagtacaaatagaaaagtagaacccaaaatgtacttaagaaaatatagatCAAATCCagttttatcaataaattaaagagaaagTCCGGTTTTGATCATtaattaaatgagaatttacCGGTTTTCCTTTTATCAACCTTTCCCGGTTTAGGTTGAAACACCACAACCTTCACCAGAGGGTTTGGATCTGACGTAATGGCGGCGAACATGTCTAAAACCCTAGAATCGTACCGTTCGGCGTTCGCCGGTcgagttttttttcaaacaaaggTTTGAACTTTAAACTTTGATCTCGTCCCTCGGGAGCAAACTCGGACCAATTGTAAATCTTGATTCGTATAGAGAATGGCGGCGAATGGGTACCGTCTCTAAACTTGTTACATTCTTTGTCGACATTGGTTTTGATCTTTAaagttctcatttttttttcttgttctgggATTTGATCACAGGCTAATGGCGGCGTCCAATGTGTTTCTCCATCGTCCTGAGAATCGCAATTTCTCGTTTTCCTCTAGAACGAGTCAAACGGCTCTGATCGGTGTTAAAGGCCGTGTTACTTTCATGGGCAATGTGAAACGCTGTTTTCCTGTGGTTTTGTCAATGGCAAAGACGGAGACTTCCGTGCAAGCCGTTGAGCCCGTTTCGCCTGGTTACGGCATATCCATCATGGTATCTGGTTATTTCACATACACTCTTGAGTTGTGATTGTGATGTCCCGGATAGAAAGTTATTGCCTTTTGTTAGAATTAGCGAATCTTTTCAGGTCAAGTTACAGTTTTTTGAAGCGAGTATGATCTTTGTGAGAGTGTTAATTGTAGGATCAAGCTAAGCcatttgttctctctctctttttgtgcCTTAGGTGAATGGATGCAGTGGCAAAATGGGGAAAGCTGTCATCAAGGCGGCAGATTCTGCAGGAGTGAAGATTGTTCCTACATCATTTGGTTCTGCTGAAGAGGCTGGCCAGACAGTTGAGGTCTGTGGAAAGGAGATTCTTGTTCATGGTCCTACTGAAAGAGAGAAGGTTCTGTCTTCGGTGTTTGAGAAGTATCCTGAACTTATTGTTGTGGATTACACAATTCCCTCTGCAGTAAATGGTACACTCCTGTATCTTAGAAACTTCATTTTTTAACATTATCTTTCACTCGTAAGTGAACCTGATTAATGTGAATGTTTACAACACCATCTGATTTTTAGAAACTGTTTATCTGCATTAGTTGATTTCAaaggttgtttttttgttttgttttgcaaaatgTAGATAACGCAGAGCTGTATGGCAAAGTAGGAGTTCCCTTCGTTATGGGTACAACTGGAGGAGACAGGACAAGATTGTATAAAACTGTCGAGGAATCAAATATTTATGCTGTGATCTCCCCACAGATGGGGAAACAGGTGCTTACTTAGTAGTCAATGTGTCATAAAAAGCTATAAATTATGTATATCAACTCCCACCCTTTGACCCATAATATCTATTCTTTCTCCACTAGGTTGTTGCGTTTCTTGCAGCCATGGAGATCATGTCTGAGCAGTTTCCTGGTGCATTTGCTGGTTATTCCTTAGAGGTACTTCTTTTACTTTGAGATATTCATTTGATTTGAATTTATAGGTTGCAATACGGCTGATTGGCTGTAATCTCTATAGGTGATGGAGTCTCATCAAGCCAGCAAATTGGATGCATCTGGTACTGCAAAAGCTGTTATTTCTTGCTTTCAGAAATTGGGTGTGTCTTACGACATGGAccaggtgttttttttttatcgtacttcgtttttctaaatttatcaTTCTCTTGGTAAAATCATCACCATTAAGACCATTTTGCTTACTTTTGAAATCAGATACAATTAATTCGAGATCCTAAGCAACAGATGGAGGAGGTGGGTGTTCCCGAGGAGCATATCTCGGGTCATGCTTTCCATCTCTATCACTTGACATCACCAGATAAAACGTACTTGCAAGACTGAAGACATtcattgtctctctctctcttttactacTTCTCCATGTGCttggaaactaaaaacaatcCTTTTCTTTTGCAGTGTGTCCTTTGAGTTCCAGCACAATGTTTGCGGAAGATCAATATATGCTGAGGGTACTGTCGATGCTGTGCTTTTCCTTGCGAAAAAGGTTagacagcttcttcttcgaaaCTGTTTCAAACGAATCAATGAACCTCTTAATATGTAAATCTGCTAAAAACACATTTTCATGAATTGCAGATCCGGTCTAAAGCAGAGAAGCGGATCTATAACATGATCGATGTCTTGAGAGAGGGAAACATGCGTTGAAACTACCAGAGTTGTTCAACCAAGGCTTACCAGAGCAAAACTCAGCtgtgaattttgttgtttagCTTTCAGAAACTACTAGAGTTGTTCAACTAGTTATTGTTAGTTTTACTTTGCGCCTGCATTGTATTTTCTGTTGACAACCTTTAATTATATCTTGTCTTTCGATCTTTAAAAAGACTTAGATAAAATTGGAAGTGTATAGCCCAAAATTTATCAAGgtgacttttttttatgttttgaggCAGCAAATCTAATGCAGGGATCGTGAATCACGACAAAATCTGCTGAGTATCTCAAGGGTTGAGGCATAATCACCGGTAGTTGGACAGTATCGAGCAGTGTGAGTAAGAGAATCTGATCCCTGTTTTGGCTTACGTAGATAAAAACTGGAATCTTTAGGTCGAAACTAGAACAATGTGTTAAGAATTATCCGCAAGTGTAGTAGTACAGGTTCCTAGCTCCCGTGGTTAAGTTTCTTCGTGGGCTCGATGTGTATAAGAGCAAGACTTAGGTTTATGTCTGGATGAAAGTAACTTGAGATTCTAAGGTTTAAGCTCCAACCTCCAAGGCACGAATGGTTAGCTCTTAAGTTGCTAATTTGGTAAGTATCAGTGTGAGTCCTAGGGGCATTGTTCCAAAGGGTGACTCAGTATCTTTATTCTTTACCTTTTGAGGATGAGAGTTGGAACTATGATCGAACCTCTTGTAGATGATCGCATTGTAGCTAGGATGTTAGAGAAACGTTCATACGCATGATTTAGAAGAGGTTGCGAAACTAAATATAGAGATGTCAGTTTTTAACATCAAAGGAGAATCAAAACTCCAGAAGCTACAGGGCAAGGGAATTAGAAAGTTCCTTAAATTATTGGTTTCTTAACTGCAGCGATCAAAGATTTGAGGAATGGTTACACACCGCGACATTATCGATCTAGAAACCGATGGTCcaagatttgatttgatgggAAGTTAGATATATGCCTGGTGGCAAATTAGTCTCTGATAactgatgaggaagaagatgaagttatcTACAGACGTGTGGCAATGATTTCTTTACTATTCGGATTATATATTAGAATTTTCGataatttgttgtttgttcttTGCATCGAAAAGGTAAGAGTAATATTTCAAGAACATTTTTAGGCATTGATTAATCGATCCATAGAACAAGTTTAGAgttattcatttgtttttactttgtaTGTTTCCATTAAGAAAAGGGTTTATTCCAAAGCATATGCTTAAGAATATCCAAAGAATATTCTTGTCTGGAATCATGTTCTTGTCAATGTCTGTACTTCTACAATCCCAAAACTTGTTTTTATACATCTTTTAACTTCCATGAACATTacagggttttttttcttttctcttttgcaaCCCTTGAATGTATTTGTTGATTGACATCTATGCATATCGGTCATCCTCGTGTTGATCGATTCGTTAAGATGACCATCAACAAACGCTTTCGTGGTTTTGCATCGCCTCTTGATGATGTTTTTAGCGTCTTTGTGACCATTTTCTCTAGTCAAAGCAGCCCAGGAAGTAGTTTGCATCACCTAGAACATTGAAAAGCTTCTTAGGGATTTCTTTCTAAGTTTGTAACTTCTCTGAcatggttttgttcttttttttttttttgcagtcgTCTATGGTCTAGTATTTGCAGTCGTCACATATTTAATTTGAAGAGGAATCCCAAAATCTCTGAAGCTCACTGGATTAAAAAACTGTTAAGCCGCAGGGTTTCTATATCTTGAAATTCAAAGCAAGACTAGAATTGAATTTTGAGAATATCAGTTTATGGGTTTTTGTGTGTAGAAAGATGTATGATATCTGTAAAGAAAATAGACAAGTGTGTTAAAATGACAGTCAGTACTTATAGTCGATCTAAGATAGTTACATACATCGAAGCTGTTGTGGTTGTGGAGAGATGGGACCAAAAAGTCAACGAAACAAGTCTTAAGTTGTTATGGTTTAGCTACTTCTTTGATCATTTGATGTATGTATAGTTGTTGACTTTCATAGCATTTATTTGTGCTCTGGTTCCACTAGATTCCTTATTTCTAGAAAGAAACACATAAAGGTTGTTTTCGTGGTTTATAAAAAGATCAGATTCAGAATAATTCCTAAAACTGTTTGGCATTTTAGCattaaatcatcaaaatcgATTAGAGTTTATCTTCGGGACCATTAGGACTATGACTATTGACTAGCTAGGTCGAGTGGCCCCATTATCACCCCCTTATATCGGTCGAGTTGTGTATTACGTCAACTCTTGGGAAGCTCTATTTTGGATGCTTCTATACCCAAAGGACAACAACATCTCTATTTTCTCACTTCAATACGTACTTAAGCGATATCATAGTTAGtcaaaattaaacaacataaaataataatactcgTATCTTTTCAATAAGAACGTCAAAAGTTAGccatctttaaattttaaactaaaaaaaagatttatatttCGTTAGTGAACACGTTCTTTACGCAAGTCTCAAACTAACACCGTGTACAGCGCATCGTCAACTGTACACTATTAGGTGAAGACTTTTGGAAacatagtaaaaatattatattttgataacGCACTGCTAaagttttcttcgtttttttcgGTATAGAGCCACAAATTAATGTAAATGTGAAACTAAACCCCAAAACTTTACACATCAATATCGGAATATCACCCCGAAGTACAAAATTTACATTCTTTCCCCCGACGACTTCAGACTTTCACCCATCATGACACAAAACAAGATCATGcaaataaacctttttttttgttttatttaattctttGGATGGATAAATTATTCACCTGAGACACAAGAGAACAATCTATGGCTTCTATTCCTCACAAGCTGTCCTCGCCGTGACGGAGAACAACCGATATCTCCGCCACCGTCTGCGCCAGATCTTCTTCCTTCCCGACAAGACATCGAAGAGAAATCTCCGACCGACCAACCACGGCGGTGACGACTTTGTTGAACACCAACGTTATTCATCTCTATATGGTCAAAAGACGACGAAGGTCGAGATACAACGGAGTGATCAGGTTTAGCGGCGAAAGGGAAATGGTCGTAGTCGTCGTAGGAATCTTTAGTCGTGCCGGTTGAGGAAGAGAGACACTCGTAACGCCGGCGAGTCATGTTTTTCTTCATAGCCTTA from Camelina sativa cultivar DH55 chromosome 7, Cs, whole genome shotgun sequence includes the following:
- the LOC104699924 gene encoding 4-hydroxy-tetrahydrodipicolinate reductase 2, chloroplastic-like — protein: MAANGLMAASNVFLHRPENRNFSFSSRTSQTALIGVKGRVTFMGNVKRCFPVVLSMAKTETSVQAVEPVSPGYGISIMVNGCSGKMGKAVIKAADSAGVKIVPTSFGSAEEAGQTVEVCGKEILVHGPTEREKVLSSVFEKYPELIVVDYTIPSAVNDNAELYGKVGVPFVMGTTGGDRTRLYKTVEESNIYAVISPQMGKQVVAFLAAMEIMSEQFPGAFAGYSLEVMESHQASKLDASGTAKAVISCFQKLGVSYDMDQIQLIRDPKQQMEEVGVPEEHISGHAFHLYHLTSPDKTVSFEFQHNVCGRSIYAEGTVDAVLFLAKKIRSKAEKRIYNMIDVLREGNMR
- the LOC104699925 gene encoding uncharacterized protein LOC104699925, which encodes MDGLIPMAFKAMKKNMTRRRYECLSSSTGTTKDSYDDYDHFPFAAKPDHSVVSRPSSSFDHIEMNNVGVQQSRHRRGWSVGDFSSMSCREGRRSGADGGGDIGCSPSRRGQLVRNRSHRLFSCVSGE